In the genome of Palaemon carinicauda isolate YSFRI2023 chromosome 13, ASM3689809v2, whole genome shotgun sequence, one region contains:
- the LOC137651551 gene encoding hepatitis A virus cellular receptor 1-like, with protein sequence MYHRLRLPLAPASVSHKATTPSCTSPSLSPALTASSTPCFTASRTPNPTPTASSSASKKKGISKRANLPASVLATTLVPATIPETVPACTTAPVPTTAPVPATVPETILAPTTAPVPATVPVPATIPETVPTRATVPFPTTDPVPATVPETVPVCTTAPVPSTAVHAATAPVPDLIVPVSATVSEIVPVPATVPVSATAPVLVPDSHSPDYNCTNCFTQLLAEASTTLHQPAEIIPAPQVPPVDPSHLLKFKLLATGEAPSYTAVVVLGPAAPALNVTSKLNLKVISLSAQRTKLALVSCKGKPPRPSSNQQ encoded by the exons ATGTACCATCGCCTCAGGCTTCCTTTGGCTCCTGCATCCGTGAGCCACAAGGCAACTACCCCATCCTGCACCTCTCCTTCACTTTCCCCAGCCCTCACCGCTTCTTCCACACCTTGTTTTACAGCTTCCCGTACACCTAACCCAACTCCTACAGCTTCCAGCAGTGCCTCTAAAAAGAAGGGAATATCCAAAAGAGCAAACCTTCCTGCATCAGTTCTTGCCACTACTCTTGTTCCTGCCACCATTCCTGAGACTGTTCCTGCCTGTACCACTGCTCCAGTTCCTACCACTGCTCCTGTTCCTGCCACTGTTCCAGAGACTATTCTTGCCCCTACCACTGCTCCAGTTCCTGCCACTGTTCCTGTTCCTGCCACTATTCCTGAGACTGTTCCTACCCGTGCCACAGTTCCATTTCCTACCACTGATCCTGTTCCTGCCACCGTTCCTGAGACTGTTCCTGTCTGTACCACTGCTCCAGTTCCTTCCACTGCTGTTCATGCTGCCACTGCTCCTGTTCCTGATCTG ATTGTTCCTGTTTCTGCCACCGTTTCTGAAATTGTTCCTGTTCCTGCCACTGTTCCTGTTTCTGCTACTGCTCCTGTTCTTGTTCCTGATAGTCATTCACCAGACTATAATTGCACCAATTGTTTCACTCAGCTCCTTGCTGAGGCTTCTACAACACTTCACCAGCCTGCAGAAATAATTCCAGCTCCACAAGTCCCCCCTGTGGATCCTAGTCACTTGCTGAAATTCAAGCTCCTTGCCACAGGAGAAGCCCCTTCATATACAGCAGTAGTAGTCCTTGGTCCTGCTGCCCCAGCTCTGAATGTTACTTCTAAGCTCAACCTCAAAGTGATATCATTATCAGCCCAAAGGACCAAGCTAGCGCTAGTCTCATGCAAAGGGAAGCCTCCCAGACCTTCCTCGAACCAGCAGTAG